CCGAGCATTGAAGGGTTATGGGTTATTGCAGAATGTTTACGAAGAAAAACAGTTTGTCGACGGGATTATGAAATGCGAATCGAAGGTGCTTGAAAGGATGGCCGCCTGATGGCTTTTTACACACCTATTGACAAGACCTCAAATTTCTCCATTGAAACGCTTGCTCCTTAAGCATTTGTTTTAGGATTTTTTGCCTGGCTTCATCGATTCTTTTCTGCTTTTTGCCCTTAAACCACTCTATGGCAAAGTTCCCGATGAGGGTTAGAACGGAACCCACAATAGCCCCGATGAAACCGACAAGAGCAATCCAAAACTTTGTGTCATTAACAACCTTTGTAGCAATCAGAGACAATTCTTGCTCAGTCATTCATCTTCCCATGCTGCGCGCTGCATAGTTATTACTACACGGCCCAATATTTTTCGAATTCATGATGAACTATATCACATTAAATGCTCTGAAAACAGAAAACCAAAAAAAAGCCCCGAAATCAAAAGGCTGGAGTAGGACTGATTCGGATGAGAAGAGGTTCTAACATAAATTCTGGGGCACATAAACCTTTCTTGACAGGCATATAAATAACGCATACAATAAAAGCATATCAAGGAGGTGTATGATATGCGTGCGACATTAAACATACCAGATGACCTTGTTGCTGAAGTTCAGAAGCTTTCAGGAGAAAAATCCAAGACCAAGGCTATTGTGACTGCCATGGAAGAGTTTGTCAGGGATAAAAAGATCAAGAAACTGCTCTCCCTGAGAGGAAAGATACAGATCGAGGACGTTACAAAAGAGCTTGATGAGCTTGAGTTGAAGGAGATGGAAGATAATGATAAAAGATGGCGTAATAGTTGATACGTCTGTTCTGATTGATTTTTTGAAAAATACAGAGCCGAATGCCGGGGCAGTTGAAACTCTCATTACTGCAAAACGAGTTTTCACAACCGGAATAATTATGGCTGAGTTGTTGCAGGGGATCAAGTCTGCAAAAGAAGAGGGGTATGTTACCGAGCTTCTTGACGGCATTCCCGCAATCGAGGTGAACTCTGCCACCTGGGTCAACGCCGGCAAGCTGGCTTGTTCTCTGCGCCGCAAGGGGCTTACGCTACCTCTTACCGATGTTGCCATTGCTGCCGTCGCCATCGAACATAACCTCTCGGTCTTTACTCTCGACAAACACTTTGAGCAGATACCGGGAGTTCAGATTTATAACGCTTCATAGCCTTAATGCTGGTGGGGAGGTCTTGTAAGCTTAACGCATAGTTTGATAGTCGGATTCACAAAAATGTCTGAGACAATAAAAAGCTTTTGGAGGTTTGATTGATTCCGTCAAGAATACTTCTCGTAGAGGATAGTGAGATACAGGGAACGATTACCAGGAAGACCCTTGAAAAAACAGGCTATGAAGTAATTTGGGCCAAAGACGGTATCTCTGCGCTTAAGGCTGTCGTAACAGCTTCCCCGGATGTTGTGCTTCTGGACCTTAACCTCCCTGATATGAGCGGCACAGAGATCTGCCAATGGATGAAGCACAACAATAATGTAAAAGGCATCCCGATCATCATGCTCACTGAAAAAAGCTCGCTGGATGAAAAGATCTCCGGCATCGAGGCGGGCGCTGACGACTATCTTCCAAAACCATACAACGCTGCCGAACTCAATGCCAGGATATATGCCTCGCTGAGGACCAAGGCGCTTCAGGATGAGTTAAGACACAAAAATAAACAACTCAGCGAGCTCCTGGCAAAGGTGGAGGCCCTTTCCGTCACAGACCCTTTGACCGGGCTTTATAACCGAAGACAGATTGATTCCACGCTTGATACTGAATTTAAAAGGATGGCGAGACACGAATTTTCCGTTACATGTCTATTATTAGACATCGACCATTTCAAGTCAGTCAATGACAATTGTGGTCATGATGCTGGAGACTCGGTCCTTAGAGAGATTGCGCAAATACTCAGAAGCAGTATCAGGGAAGTAGATACCGCTGGGAGGTGG
The sequence above is drawn from the Nitrospirota bacterium genome and encodes:
- a CDS encoding PIN domain-containing protein — translated: MIKDGVIVDTSVLIDFLKNTEPNAGAVETLITAKRVFTTGIIMAELLQGIKSAKEEGYVTELLDGIPAIEVNSATWVNAGKLACSLRRKGLTLPLTDVAIAAVAIEHNLSVFTLDKHFEQIPGVQIYNAS
- a CDS encoding diguanylate cyclase; translated protein: MIPSRILLVEDSEIQGTITRKTLEKTGYEVIWAKDGISALKAVVTASPDVVLLDLNLPDMSGTEICQWMKHNNNVKGIPIIMLTEKSSLDEKISGIEAGADDYLPKPYNAAELNARIYASLRTKALQDELRHKNKQLSELLAKVEALSVTDPLTGLYNRRQIDSTLDTEFKRMARHEFSVTCLLLDIDHFKSVNDNCGHDAGDSVLREIAQILRSSIREVDTAGRWGGEEFVVILPHTDKPQGMIVAERILGKVSSYVFADIPKRNITVSIGLAVSSSLIDTTDKIIHAADMALYAAKREGRNRVRTDL
- a CDS encoding type II toxin-antitoxin system VapB family antitoxin, with the translated sequence MRATLNIPDDLVAEVQKLSGEKSKTKAIVTAMEEFVRDKKIKKLLSLRGKIQIEDVTKELDELELKEMEDNDKRWRNS